The Deltaproteobacteria bacterium genome window below encodes:
- a CDS encoding thioredoxin domain-containing protein produces the protein MGARSAVRTGVFAAQLRWLCGFAAALACAQHPDGAPVSPVHTPAVASETEVVATPTGVSPRGDARSWRAALRDGRVALRIDGFVVARGAASPLVTAVLFGDFTDRGSATLAAGFEAARVRWPDDVRVEFVHVPAVTRALAQDAAQVAIEAGRSGRFWAMHDRLFATPVGDREALVAAAQELGLGREAVLQALADGVHRPWIDANTSAARALGIGAAGVGFVNGRAAPLDVDGIVALVDDERAAIAALVREGLPRAAIREEILASAAPPTPGPPASATAGGPDPAVNYAIAALDRPVLGPRDAPVTVIVFSDFQCPFCARVQPVLEQLRAAHPDDVRIVFRNLPLPFHRHARELAKLALAVDALAPARGGARSKFWRFHDLLFARKELGEANWKFAAKRVGLDPKRIAKASLAAAIEAAIVRDEEDARAFGVNGTPTFFVNGRVLVGAQGLESFEALVREELAKAQLFAQDDAGGSEPFYDRLTRGFAPPPS, from the coding sequence ATGGGCGCGAGATCGGCGGTGCGCACGGGGGTCTTCGCGGCCCAGCTTCGTTGGCTTTGCGGGTTTGCGGCGGCGCTCGCCTGCGCGCAGCATCCCGACGGCGCGCCGGTTTCCCCCGTGCACACGCCTGCGGTCGCGAGCGAGACCGAGGTCGTCGCAACGCCCACGGGTGTATCCCCGCGTGGCGACGCACGAAGCTGGCGCGCCGCCCTTCGCGACGGTCGCGTTGCGCTGCGCATCGACGGCTTCGTGGTCGCGCGCGGGGCCGCCTCGCCGCTCGTCACCGCGGTGCTGTTCGGCGACTTCACCGATCGGGGCAGCGCGACGCTGGCGGCCGGCTTCGAGGCCGCGCGGGTGCGCTGGCCCGACGACGTCCGCGTCGAGTTCGTGCACGTGCCGGCCGTGACCCGAGCGCTGGCGCAGGACGCCGCCCAGGTGGCGATCGAGGCCGGCCGCAGCGGACGCTTCTGGGCCATGCACGATCGGCTCTTCGCGACGCCGGTGGGGGACCGCGAGGCGCTCGTGGCGGCGGCGCAGGAGCTCGGCCTGGGTCGCGAGGCGGTGCTGCAGGCACTCGCCGATGGCGTGCACCGCCCGTGGATCGACGCCAACACCAGCGCGGCGCGGGCGCTGGGGATCGGCGCGGCGGGGGTCGGGTTCGTCAACGGGCGCGCGGCGCCGCTCGACGTCGACGGCATCGTCGCGCTCGTCGACGACGAACGCGCCGCGATCGCGGCGCTGGTCCGCGAGGGGCTGCCGCGTGCCGCGATCCGCGAGGAGATCCTGGCATCGGCAGCCCCCCCGACACCGGGCCCACCGGCGTCCGCCACCGCGGGTGGACCCGACCCGGCGGTGAACTACGCGATCGCGGCGCTCGATCGCCCGGTGCTCGGCCCTCGCGACGCGCCGGTCACCGTGATCGTGTTCTCGGATTTCCAGTGCCCCTTCTGTGCGCGCGTCCAGCCTGTGCTCGAGCAGCTGCGCGCGGCCCACCCCGACGACGTGCGCATCGTGTTCCGCAACCTGCCGCTGCCGTTCCACCGCCACGCCCGCGAGCTCGCGAAGCTGGCGCTGGCGGTCGATGCCCTCGCACCTGCGCGAGGCGGTGCCCGCTCGAAGTTCTGGCGCTTCCACGATCTCCTCTTCGCGCGCAAGGAACTCGGCGAGGCCAACTGGAAGTTCGCGGCCAAGCGCGTCGGCCTCGACCCCAAGCGGATCGCGAAGGCCAGTCTGGCCGCGGCGATCGAGGCCGCGATCGTGCGCGACGAGGAGGACGCGCGCGCGTTCGGGGTCAACGGTACGCCGACGTTCTTCGTCAACGGCCGCGTGCTCGTCGGCGCGCAGGGGCTCGAGTCGTTCGAGGCGCTGGTGCGCGAGGAGCTGGCCAAGGCGCAGCTGTTCGCGCAGGACGATGCCGGCGGCTCCGAGCCGTTCTACGATCGCCTCACGCGGGGCTTCGCGCCGCCGCCGTCGTAG